One part of the Microbulbifer sp. THAF38 genome encodes these proteins:
- the rpsP gene encoding 30S ribosomal protein S16 gives MVTIRLARGGAKKRPFYHLTVTDSRKSRDGRFIERVGFFNPVARGQEERLRIDHERVDYWLGHGAQVSDRVSKLLKESA, from the coding sequence ATGGTAACCATTCGTTTGGCTCGTGGCGGTGCTAAAAAACGCCCGTTTTATCACCTGACCGTAACCGATAGCCGCAAATCTCGCGACGGTCGTTTCATTGAGCGTGTTGGCTTCTTCAACCCGGTTGCCCGCGGTCAGGAAGAGCGTCTGCGCATCGATCATGAGCGTGTTGACTACTGGCTGGGTCACGGCGCTCAGGTTTCTGATCGCGTCAGCAAGCTGCTGAAAGAATCCGCTTAA
- the rimM gene encoding ribosome maturation factor RimM (Essential for efficient processing of 16S rRNA) → MTDNGNASEELVTVGRVTTVYGVRGWVKVHSYTEPMDNILQFPKWWLRGPKGWEPLDIDAGKRHGKGLIVHVKGLDDRDLAAQLCQRDIAIARDLMPELEQGEYYWHQLEGLRVISRFDGEEHDFGSVVRMMETGANDVLVVRGGADKRERLIPYLPDQFIKDIDLEAGVITVDWDPAF, encoded by the coding sequence GTGACAGATAACGGAAACGCTTCCGAGGAGCTGGTCACTGTTGGACGCGTAACTACCGTTTATGGTGTGCGCGGCTGGGTCAAGGTTCATTCCTATACCGAGCCGATGGACAACATTCTGCAATTCCCCAAGTGGTGGTTGCGGGGGCCGAAAGGTTGGGAGCCCTTAGATATTGACGCTGGCAAGCGTCATGGCAAGGGATTGATCGTTCATGTGAAGGGGCTGGATGACCGCGATTTAGCGGCTCAACTTTGCCAGCGCGATATTGCTATTGCGCGTGACCTGATGCCTGAACTCGAGCAGGGTGAGTATTACTGGCACCAGCTTGAGGGTTTGCGGGTTATCAGCCGTTTTGACGGCGAGGAACACGATTTTGGCAGTGTCGTTCGCATGATGGAAACTGGCGCCAACGATGTATTGGTTGTGCGTGGTGGGGCGGATAAGCGCGAGCGCTTGATACCGTATCTGCCAGACCAGTTTATTAAAGATATAGACCTGGAAGCCGGTGTGATCACCGTCGACTGGGACCCGGCTTTTTAA
- the trmD gene encoding tRNA (guanosine(37)-N1)-methyltransferase TrmD, with protein MAKRIALVSIFPEMFAALTEYGVSGRAVKDGLLEVRCWNPRDFTSDKHRTVDDRPYGGGPGMVMMAEPLYQSLQAACAWAGEEGEAVRTIYLSPQGQQLDQRGVESLSDAGNLVLLAGRYEGVDERIVESMIDEEWSIGDYVLSGGELAAMVMVDAITRLIPGALGHDQSAVEDSFSSGLLDCPHYTRPEQYRGVAVPEVLLSGNHERIRRWRLKQALARTQQRRPDLLAGLELNKEQKQLLEEIQQERKSDET; from the coding sequence ATGGCTAAAAGAATCGCTCTGGTAAGCATTTTTCCGGAGATGTTTGCCGCATTGACCGAGTATGGTGTCAGTGGGCGGGCTGTTAAAGATGGCCTGCTGGAAGTACGCTGCTGGAACCCTCGGGATTTCACCAGTGACAAGCACCGCACTGTGGATGATCGCCCTTACGGCGGTGGTCCCGGAATGGTGATGATGGCCGAACCCCTTTATCAGTCTCTGCAGGCGGCATGCGCTTGGGCTGGAGAAGAGGGTGAAGCTGTACGCACTATCTACCTGTCTCCGCAGGGACAGCAACTGGATCAGCGTGGGGTCGAAAGTCTCTCTGACGCTGGCAACCTGGTTTTGCTGGCCGGGCGTTACGAAGGGGTGGATGAGCGTATCGTCGAATCGATGATCGATGAGGAATGGTCCATTGGTGACTATGTCCTTAGTGGTGGTGAACTGGCTGCTATGGTGATGGTGGATGCCATTACACGGCTGATTCCCGGCGCTTTGGGGCACGATCAGTCGGCGGTTGAGGATTCTTTCTCCTCGGGCTTGCTCGACTGTCCCCACTACACCCGGCCCGAACAGTACCGGGGCGTAGCGGTACCGGAAGTGTTGCTCTCGGGCAACCACGAAAGAATACGCCGCTGGCGCCTGAAGCAGGCACTGGCGCGCACACAGCAGCGTCGGCCCGACCTTTTGGCGGGGCTGGAGCTGAACAAGGAGCAGAAGCAACTGTTGGAGGAAATTCAGCAGGAGCGGAAATCCGACGAAACTTGA
- the rplS gene encoding 50S ribosomal protein L19 — MTNKIIQQLEQEQLKSEVPPFAPGDTVIVQVKVKEGNRERLQAFEGVVIGKRNRGLNSSFTVRKISHGVGVERTFQTHSPLVDSIKVKRRGDVRQAKLYYLRSLTGKAARIKEKLN; from the coding sequence ATGACTAACAAAATTATCCAGCAGCTGGAGCAGGAACAGCTGAAGAGCGAAGTACCTCCCTTCGCACCGGGCGACACCGTAATCGTTCAAGTGAAAGTAAAAGAAGGTAACCGCGAGCGTCTGCAGGCGTTCGAAGGCGTGGTAATCGGCAAGCGCAACCGCGGCCTGAACTCCTCCTTCACCGTGCGTAAAATCTCCCACGGTGTTGGCGTTGAGCGTACTTTCCAGACTCACAGCCCGCTGGTTGACAGCATCAAGGTTAAGCGTCGTGGTGACGTGCGCCAGGCTAAACTCTACTACCTGCGCAGCCTGACTGGTAAAGCCGCACGTATTAAAGAGAAGCTTAACTAA
- a CDS encoding DsbC family protein, with protein MMLIKKPLALAGALLGLLGPAALAEVDANVAKTIKARLEASNPKPKYGDVRETPIEGLYEVELDGGSSTLFVSADGNHFILGDLFQVKSGGGFANLSEGRRATRRAKVMETQSVDDMIVFSPKGETKARIYVFTDVDCGYCRKLHQDVPELNKRGIEVRYLAFPRGGLQSLGYRKLATAWCADDSNQTLTALKNRENVPLKVCDNNPVAAQYKLGNEEIDVRGTPTIVMEDGRVVPGYLPPATLIKELGI; from the coding sequence ATGATGCTTATCAAGAAGCCGCTGGCGCTCGCTGGTGCGCTGCTCGGTCTGCTTGGCCCAGCGGCCCTTGCAGAGGTCGACGCGAATGTTGCGAAGACAATCAAAGCTCGTCTAGAGGCCAGTAACCCAAAGCCCAAGTACGGTGACGTGCGTGAGACCCCCATCGAAGGGCTCTACGAGGTAGAGTTGGATGGTGGCAGCAGCACTCTGTTCGTCTCAGCCGATGGCAACCACTTTATCCTGGGTGACCTGTTTCAGGTGAAGAGCGGTGGCGGCTTTGCCAACCTCTCTGAAGGCCGCCGGGCAACTCGCCGGGCCAAGGTAATGGAAACCCAGAGCGTTGACGATATGATCGTCTTCTCGCCCAAGGGTGAAACCAAAGCGCGGATCTATGTATTTACCGATGTGGACTGTGGTTACTGTCGAAAACTGCACCAGGATGTGCCTGAGTTGAATAAGCGCGGCATTGAAGTCAGGTATCTGGCATTCCCACGCGGCGGGTTGCAGTCGCTGGGTTATCGCAAGCTCGCGACTGCCTGGTGCGCCGATGACAGCAACCAGACCCTGACCGCATTAAAAAATCGCGAAAATGTGCCGCTGAAAGTTTGCGATAACAACCCGGTCGCGGCCCAATATAAATTGGGTAATGAAGAGATCGATGTGCGCGGGACACCCACCATCGTGATGGAGGATGGCAGAGTTGTGCCAGGCTATCTGCCCCCAGCCACTCTGATTAAAGAACTGGGTATTTAA
- the aspA gene encoding aspartate ammonia-lyase, protein MTNDFHTLKPMPVFSAGDEFRIEKDLLGERKVPADVYFGIQTLRALENFQITGITLNHFPNLVKALAMVKKAAAHANCELGYLEESLQAAIAKACDEIIEGKLHDQFLVDMIQGGAGTSTNMNANEVIANRALELLGHNKGEYKNVHPNNHVNLSQSTNDVYPSSINLAVLLSYNDLVQSMEELCIEFDGKAKEFSHVIKMGRTQLQDAVPMTLGQEFAAFSATIREDVARVKELVVLFNEINMGGTAIGTGINTDPQYRQLVVSALSEISDIDFVCAENLVEATSDMGAFVMFSGVMKRIAVKISKICSDLRLLSSGPRAGLNEINLPPMQPGSSIMPGKVNPVIPEVVNQVAYQVIGNDLTITLAAESGQLQLNVMEPVIAFNLLQSMRLMTQAMHTLAQRCVNGISANEEHCRQMVENSIGLITAVNPFIGYENATRIAQQALMTGASVKQLILEEGLLSEEELNDILAPENMTQPRKVALKSPA, encoded by the coding sequence ATGACAAATGATTTCCACACCCTAAAACCCATGCCTGTATTCTCTGCCGGCGATGAATTTCGCATCGAAAAAGACCTGCTCGGAGAGCGCAAAGTACCCGCCGATGTCTATTTCGGCATTCAAACCCTGCGCGCCCTGGAAAACTTCCAGATCACCGGTATTACCCTCAACCATTTCCCCAACTTGGTCAAAGCGCTGGCTATGGTGAAGAAGGCTGCGGCTCATGCCAACTGCGAACTCGGCTACCTGGAAGAGAGCCTTCAAGCGGCAATTGCCAAAGCCTGCGATGAAATTATTGAAGGCAAACTGCATGATCAATTCCTGGTGGACATGATTCAAGGCGGTGCCGGCACCTCCACCAATATGAATGCCAACGAGGTAATTGCCAATCGCGCCCTGGAATTGTTAGGCCACAATAAGGGTGAATACAAAAACGTTCACCCTAATAACCATGTCAACTTGTCGCAATCCACCAACGATGTTTACCCCTCCTCCATCAACCTGGCGGTACTACTCAGTTACAACGACTTGGTGCAATCCATGGAAGAGTTGTGCATCGAGTTTGATGGCAAAGCCAAGGAATTTTCCCATGTTATTAAAATGGGCCGCACCCAGTTACAGGATGCGGTACCCATGACTCTCGGGCAGGAGTTTGCCGCTTTTTCTGCAACTATTCGCGAAGATGTCGCTCGAGTTAAAGAGCTCGTCGTACTGTTTAATGAAATCAATATGGGCGGCACCGCAATCGGCACAGGAATTAATACCGATCCGCAATATCGTCAATTGGTTGTGTCGGCACTGTCGGAAATTTCGGATATCGACTTTGTCTGTGCGGAAAACCTGGTGGAAGCCACCTCAGACATGGGCGCCTTTGTCATGTTTTCCGGGGTGATGAAACGTATCGCGGTAAAAATATCGAAGATCTGTAGCGACCTGCGCCTTTTATCCAGCGGCCCCCGTGCAGGTCTCAATGAGATTAATCTGCCACCGATGCAGCCGGGCTCTTCTATTATGCCCGGCAAAGTGAACCCGGTAATTCCCGAGGTAGTAAACCAGGTGGCCTACCAGGTGATCGGCAATGATCTGACCATTACTCTCGCGGCCGAATCGGGCCAGCTGCAGTTAAATGTCATGGAACCAGTGATCGCCTTCAACCTGCTGCAATCCATGCGCCTGATGACCCAGGCTATGCACACCCTGGCCCAACGCTGCGTCAACGGTATCAGCGCGAACGAAGAGCACTGCCGACAGATGGTCGAAAACAGTATCGGCCTGATTACCGCGGTAAATCCATTTATCGGCTATGAAAATGCCACCCGCATCGCCCAGCAGGCATTGATGACCGGCGCGAGCGTCAAGCAGTTGATTTTGGAGGAAGGATTGCTGAGTGAAGAGGAGTTAAACGATATTCTCGCACCGGAGAATATGACCCAGCCGCGCAAGGTGGCGCTGAAGAGTCCAGCTTAG
- a CDS encoding helix-turn-helix transcriptional regulator: MSNNFSQNLRLLCSFYRSIAEVCRRMGVNRAQFNKYLNGNTQPSQYTLNKICHFFGVEPHEILMPAEQFEQIVRVRSTHTTAEPSRPYSTDIDLLMRESQGRADKYLGFYFEYHYSMTFPDHIIRSLLHIESDGEGYYFQRFERMRYPDREEWYKSRYKGMLLFLSERIFLIGYEALTRNEIAQTILYPTYKSRVSYLSGLKLGASASDRREPVCTKVLLESLGRNISIKNALKLCGVFGPDSDEINRSIRENIRATNTEGPQSFFATPL; the protein is encoded by the coding sequence ATGAGCAATAATTTTTCACAAAACTTGCGCTTGCTGTGCAGCTTTTACCGCTCGATCGCCGAAGTGTGTCGGCGCATGGGTGTGAACCGGGCGCAATTTAACAAATATCTTAACGGTAATACCCAGCCCTCACAGTATACCCTCAATAAGATCTGCCACTTCTTTGGTGTTGAGCCCCATGAAATTCTGATGCCTGCGGAACAGTTTGAGCAGATTGTTCGGGTACGCAGCACCCACACTACCGCTGAACCCTCTCGCCCCTATTCCACGGATATTGATCTGTTAATGCGGGAGTCCCAAGGCCGCGCAGATAAATACCTGGGTTTTTACTTTGAGTACCACTACTCAATGACCTTTCCCGATCACATTATTCGCAGCCTGCTGCATATTGAGTCCGACGGAGAAGGATATTATTTCCAGCGCTTCGAACGCATGCGCTACCCAGACAGGGAGGAGTGGTACAAATCCCGCTACAAAGGCATGCTGCTTTTTCTCTCCGAGCGTATTTTTCTGATCGGCTATGAAGCGCTGACGCGCAATGAAATTGCCCAGACAATTTTGTACCCCACTTACAAGAGCCGGGTCAGTTATTTGTCAGGATTAAAACTGGGTGCCTCCGCCAGTGACCGACGTGAACCCGTATGCACAAAAGTATTGCTGGAATCACTCGGAAGAAATATCAGCATTAAGAACGCATTAAAACTGTGTGGTGTATTTGGCCCGGACTCGGACGAGATTAATCGCAGCATTCGCGAAAATATCCGGGCAACCAACACTGAAGGTCCACAGAGTTTTTTTGCCACCCCACTTTAA
- a CDS encoding asparaginase, with amino-acid sequence MKKTLILYTGGTLGMRRSESGYVPDADLEGALQRLLQDVIGQLPSYDFQALDPLLDSANMQPQDWYRIASLIRDNYSHYTGFVVLHGTDTMAYTASALSFALQGLAKPVVVTGSQIPLREMRSDAYNNLIAALLLSGSDSIGEVCLYFNGKLLRGNRAVKVSSGSLDAFASPNYPSLGEVGIQVHIDPNALLMHGDTPQFEIPENADGNVVLVKLFPGITPLFLSKIIEARPRGIVIETYGTGNAPTDNQAFTAQLTRAAELGIICVAVSQCLENHVDLGKYAAGSALLRAGVIGGLDMTSEACYVKLNHLLAMNYTSSEVKTLMETPLCGECTP; translated from the coding sequence GAAAAAAACCCTTATCCTTTATACCGGCGGAACCCTGGGAATGCGCCGCAGCGAATCCGGCTATGTGCCAGACGCCGATCTCGAAGGTGCTCTGCAGCGCCTGCTACAGGATGTGATCGGCCAGCTGCCGAGCTACGACTTCCAGGCCCTCGACCCACTCCTCGACAGCGCCAATATGCAACCCCAGGACTGGTACCGCATCGCCTCCCTGATACGCGACAACTATAGCCACTACACAGGCTTTGTTGTGCTGCACGGCACCGATACCATGGCTTATACCGCCTCCGCGCTGTCCTTCGCTCTGCAAGGACTGGCCAAACCGGTAGTGGTAACCGGCTCGCAAATTCCCCTGCGGGAAATGCGTAGCGACGCCTACAACAATTTAATCGCCGCCCTGCTGTTGAGCGGTTCGGACAGTATTGGAGAGGTCTGCCTCTACTTTAATGGCAAGCTACTGCGCGGCAATCGCGCGGTAAAAGTCAGCTCCGGCTCATTGGACGCCTTTGCCAGTCCCAATTACCCGAGCCTCGGCGAGGTGGGTATTCAGGTGCATATCGACCCCAATGCTTTATTGATGCACGGCGACACACCACAATTTGAGATTCCCGAAAACGCCGATGGCAATGTTGTACTGGTGAAACTATTCCCCGGAATAACGCCGCTATTCCTCAGCAAGATTATTGAAGCCCGTCCGCGCGGCATAGTGATTGAAACCTACGGTACCGGCAACGCCCCCACCGACAACCAGGCCTTTACCGCCCAACTCACAAGAGCCGCAGAACTGGGAATTATTTGTGTGGCGGTATCCCAGTGTCTGGAAAACCATGTGGATCTCGGCAAGTACGCTGCGGGCTCTGCGCTACTGCGCGCCGGTGTAATCGGTGGCCTGGATATGACCAGTGAAGCCTGCTATGTCAAATTGAATCATCTGCTGGCTATGAATTACACGAGCAGTGAAGTTAAAACACTGATGGAAACCCCGCTGTGTGGGGAATGTACACCCTAG